One stretch of Candida orthopsilosis Co 90-125, chromosome 3 draft sequence DNA includes these proteins:
- a CDS encoding Ssn8 protein (protein similar to S. cerevisiae Ssn8p, a component of RNA polymerase II holoenzyme): MSADYWNSSQRNQWQLTRFSLLEARRKIIYLERKMIQNGLIKDSPNINYDYNMRIYLHNLMLKLGRRMNVRQVAIATAEVYCTRFLTRVSLKEINVYLLVTTCLYVACKIEECPQHIRLIVSEARNLWPEYIPQDVTKLAEFEFYLIEEMDSYLLLHHPYKSLLQLKNYFEQKYGIYGFKLTDEELQNCWSLINDSYITDLHLLLPPHIIAVAAVYITIVLKKNLSQLKNKDENGSAEGNNTNSSNNIGTSISQQDYPQAMNNSNKPGSTDGFDNSSANKELNIDDLMNLSKPNSQENGKTKSAEVSPSKNGNTQSASQKESQGNTNHPSLQQPTKSTHTAQDLVNFDLDILDEDTIRINKFMNFLEHSHINLDEVVEAVQDMVNVYVLWNRYNEQSVRKALQVMLWKR; encoded by the coding sequence ATGTCTGCAGATTATTGGAACTCATCacaaagaaatcaatggCAGCTCACTAGATTTTCCTTACTTGAAGCAAGAAGGAAAATCATTTATCTTGAACGTaaaatgattcaaaatgGACTTATAAAAGATTCTCCCAACATTAATTATGATTACAATATGCGAATATATCTTCATAACTTGATGCTAAAATTAGGTCGTCGAATGAATGTACGGCAAGTTGCTATTGCCACTGCTGAAGTATATTGCACGCGATTTTTAACTCGAGTCAGTTTAAAAGAAATAAATGTTTATTTACTTGTGACAACTTGCTTATATGTTGCTTGcaagattgaagaatgTCCTCAACATATACGATTGATTGTTCTGGAGGCAAGAAATTTATGGCCAGAGTATATTCCACAAGATGTAACTAAATTGGcagaatttgaattttatttaattgaagaaatggaCCTGTATTTGTTATTACATCATCCCTATAAATCACTTTtacagttgaaaaattattttgaacaaaagtaTGGTATCTATGGATTTAAATTAactgatgaagagttgcaaaattgttgGAGTTTAATTAATGATAGTTATATTACTGATTTACATTTGTTATTACCACCACATATAATTGCAGTTGCTGCTGTATACATTACaattgtattgaaaaagaactTGTCACAGTTAAAGaataaagatgaaaatggaaGTGCAGAGGGTAACAATACCAATAGTTCAAACAATATCGGCACAAGTATATCACAGCAGGATTATCCCCAAGCCATGAATAATAGCAACAAACCAGGTTCTACAGATGGGTTTGACAACAGCTCAGCTAACAAAGAGTTGAATATTGAtgacttgatgaatttatcAAAGCCAAATAGCCAAGAGAATGGTAAGACAAAGTCAGCGGAAGTATCACCACTGAAAAATGGCAATACACAATCAGCTAGTCAAAAAGAGAGTCAGGGAAATACCAACCACCCGAGTCTTCAACAACCGACTAAATCAACTCATACAGCACAAGATCTAgttaattttgatttagATATCCTAGATGAAGATACAATTAGGATCAACAAGTTTATGAATTTTCTTGAACATTCACATATAAatcttgatgaagttgttgaagcagTTCAAGATATGGTTAATGTATATGTGTTATGGAATAGATACAATGAACAATCAGTTAGGAAAGCCTTACAGGTGATGTTATGGAAGAGATGA
- a CDS encoding Crz1 C2H2 zinc-finger transcription factor gives MSYNPHSRRDDEVYHQLHTSPQEFDINNFQLDNDMLQQNAMDIQDYQQRNFQNAGANYQQYQDIPESNVKEAYSEITYQAYDNQSNIQVSYDYAELDQSGRQYTENVNTGNGLSLNTQNLPQFTDNDFLSPSSQISHLSPVNRTSSNPQNDFLQVQQNQMDSNFLNPNSPGHFSSQSLYSDNSSQPASPYLDAASHFSNANLAPPQVPGPAFSDVGSVHGGNSSTNLAQNHFDTRNNNDYLNTDIAFGESISSTNLPTMSSSNAWQQTIEADLQKEEYNGLEFGAGMEYPREFQMDSQPFVQKGSQTFEENLQLNNVNTQPETDPHHFTFRSPQMDFDLDIKVTPPEHSGESKMQEDPKGDDEANTKQMLTENNLSTYNNQIKEEIDGQGATVHKDSSGIVISIHQAPEVMAARTPSLFSNSSANSSLNLSRTNSRNESDSKNEKKSSSSLVPNSQIIPSSPNSASGEESSKDLLNPEYQSIKRGRRKSHASKASNSLSPRPRSKSPASTRSISGDNDGSDEDDNEDNESSSQVSSREKMLELASPNQSSKRTQKHPSVYACHLCDKRFTRPYNLKSHLRTHTDERPFICSQCGKAFARQHDRKRHEDLHSGEKKYQCKGMLKNGQPYGCGRKFARADALRRHFQTEAGKECIRLLIEEEEEEKRNGGVPSSVDTTGSNGNDFLSPDSSSTGRGSVPQVAISPPE, from the coding sequence ATGTCATACAACCCACATTCACGAAGAGATGATGAGGTCTACCACCAGCTACATACATCTCCTCAGGAGTTTGATATCAATAATTTCCAGCTAGATAATGATATGCTACAACAGAATGCGATGGATATCCAGGATTACCAACAAAggaattttcaaaatgcaGGTGCTAATTATCAGCAATACCAGGATATTCCGGAATCCAACGTCAAAGAAGCCTACTCGGAAATTACCTATCAAGCCTATGACAATCAAAGCAATATCCAAGTATCGTACGACTATGCTGAGCTAGATCAACTGGGAAGACAGTATACTGAAAATGTCAATACAGGCAATGGGTTATCATTGAATACTCAGAACTTACCACAATTTACTGACAACGACTTTTTATCACCATCCTCGCAAATTAGCCATCTTTCACCTGTGAACAGGACAAGCAGTAATCCACAAAACGATTTTCTACAGgtacaacaaaatcaaatggatAGCAACTTTCTTAATCCAAATTCACCTGGTCATTTTTCATCACAATCTTTGTATTCAGACAATTCATCTCAGCCGGCTTCACCATATCTTGATGCAGCATCACATTTCAGTAATGCCAATTTGGCGCCTCCTCAAGTTCCTGGACCAGCATTTTCTGATGTTGGTTCTGTACATGGAGGAAATTCATCTACAAACTTAGctcaaaatcattttgatACCCGTAATAATAATGATTACCTAAACACAGATATAGCTTTCGGGGAGTCAATTAGCTCAACGAATTTGCCCACAATGTCATCCTCCAATGCTTGGCAGCAGACAATAGAAGCCGAtcttcaaaaagaagagtaTAATGGATTAGAATTTGGCGCTGGAATGGAGTATCCTCGTGAGTTCCAAATGGATTCGCAGCCGTTTGTACAAAAAGGTTCACAAACTTTTGAGGAAAACCTCCAACTTAACAACGTCAATACGCAACCCGAAACCGATCCTCATCATTTTACTTTCCGTAGTCCACAAATGGACTTTGATCTTGACATCAAGGTTACTCCTCCAGAACATTCGGGAGAGTCAAAGATGCAAGAAGACCCTAAAGGAGATGACGAAGCCAATACAAAGCAAATGCTTACCGAAAACAACTTGTCTACGTATAATAATCAAATAAAGGAGGAGATAGATGGACAAGGTGCAACTGTGCATAAAGACTCATCGGGTATTGTAATATCGATACACCAAGCGCCCGAAGTCATGGCAGCAAGGACTCCATCTTTGTTTAGCAACTCTTCCgcaaattcatcattaaaCTTGTCAAGGACGAATAGCAGAAATGAAAGTGATTCAAAGAACGAGAAAAAGAGTAGTTCAAGTCTTGTGCCGAATTCACAAATCATCCCctcatcaccaaattcTGCCAGTGGCGAAGAAAGCTCCAAGGATTTATTAAATCCAGAATaccaatcaatcaaacGTGGAAGGAGAAAGAGTCATGCGTCGAAAGCATCCAATAGTCTATCTCCTAGACCTCGATCGAAATCTCCCGCTTCAACAAGGAGCATAAGTGGTGACAATGATGGCAGCGATGAGGATGACAATGAAGACAATGAGAGCTCCTCGCAAGTCTCCTCGCGTGAAAAAATGTTAGAACTAGCACTGCCGAATCAATCCTCAAAACGTACACAGAAGCACCCCAGTGTCTATGCTTGTCATTTATGTGATAAACGTTTTACTAGGCCctacaatttgaaatcacaTTTGCGTACACATACAGATGAAAGGCCATTCATTTGTAGTCAATGTGGTAAAGCATTTGCTAGGCAACATGATCGGAAACGACATGAAGATTTACATTCTGGTGAAAAGAAGTACCAATGTAAGGggatgttgaagaatggTCAACCATATGGATGTGGTAGAAAATTTGCTCGTGCTGATGCATTAAGACGACACTTTCAAACTGAAGCTGGTAAAGAGTGTATACGACttttgattgaagaagaagaggaagaaaaaaggaATGGAGGAGTACCGTCTTCTGTTGATACGACAGGAAGTAATGGTAATGATTTCTTGAGTCCTGATTCATCCTCCACCGGACGTGGGTCGGTTCCCCAAGTCGCAATATCTCCACCTGAGTAG
- a CDS encoding Cab2 protein (S. cerevisiae homolog CAB2 has role coenzyme A biosynthetic process and localizes to nucleus) — protein MSPPGQKNFHTAKPEESTAIDRSIPEFAAAQTSDEDDYFASHKPPSYLSEIEQELAQFITYHQKNTHKKIALVTSGGTTVPLENNTVRFIDNFSAGTRGATSAEYFLENGYAVIFLHREFSLLPYSRHYSHSTNCFLDFMIERDGKIEINPKFSDQMLQVYRKYHEAQSTNSLLLIPFTTVNQYLYTLKTISESLKVYSNKALFYLAAAVSDFFIPQSRMPQHKIQSSATQDGELVIRLAQVPKFLSRLVSNWTSGAMIISFKLETDNNILLKKARSALDRYHHQLVIGNLLQTRKKEVVFVSPNGNEQWIRLTNEEVQKGVEIESKMIPAVIKIHDEWIKEAK, from the coding sequence atgTCACCACCAGGTCAAAAAAACTTCCATACTGCCAAACCCGAAGAGTCAACGGCAATTGATCGGTCAATACCTGAATTTGCAGCAGCACAAACATCCGATGAGGATGATTATTTTGCCAGTCACAAACCACCATCATATTTACTGGAAATAGAGCAAGAATTGGCTCAATTCATCACCtatcatcaaaaaaacACCCATAAAAAGATTGCATTGGTTACTTCTGGAGGTACCACTGTTCCTTTGGAAAATAATACTGTTCGAtttattgataatttcaGTGCTGGTACTCGAGGTGCTACATCAGCCGAATACTTTTTGGAGAATGGGTATGCTGTTATCTTCTTACATCGTGAATTTTCGTTGTTGCCATATTCAAGACATTATAGTCATTCAACCAACtgttttcttgattttatGATTGAACGTGATggtaaaattgaaatcaatccCAAGTTTAGTGATCAGATGTTGCAAGTTTATCGTAAATATCATGAAGCACAATCGACAAATTCCTTATTATTGATTCCATTCACTACCGTGAATCAATATCTTTATACTTTGAAAACGATATCTGAATCATTAAAAGTGTATTCAAACAAGGCACTTTTTTATTTAGCTGCTGCTGTGTCGGATTTCTTCATTCCTCAATCAAGAATGCCTCAACATAAAATTCAAAGTTCAGCCACCCAAGATGGTGAACTAGTGATTCGATTAGCTCAAGTGCCGAAATTTCTAAGTCGTTTGGTTCTGAACTGGACTTCAGGAGCCATGATTAttagtttcaaattggaaactgATAACaatatcttgttgaaaaaggcAAGAAGTGCGTTGGATagatatcatcatcaattggtgATTGGAAATTTGTTACAAACTAGAAAGAAGGAAGTTGTGTTTGTCAGTCCTAATGGTAATGAACAATGGATCCGATTAACTAATGAAGAGGTCCAAAAAggtgttgaaattgaaagtaAAATGATACCCGCAGTTATAAAGATTCACGACGAATGGATTAAGGAAGCAAAGTAG
- a CDS encoding Rct1 protein, translating into MSANDFYSSGNQGEYTPQGGNNNSSQDNRSGGNGEQQDRGFLGGVTGSVLGGIAGDKAGGQNHGKLGTVLGVIGGAIGGSKLQDEYKEHKDEKKHGGSHESYSASHENRYDNASGGSSGGFFGGSGGGRNEGGYGGGRNDGGYGGGYGGGRNEGGGNFGYGGGRDEGYGGGRNEGGFGGGFGGGREEGRHHGGHGGPGGHGGPGGFGGGQGGYGGGQGGYGDRMEEGRGGRGGW; encoded by the coding sequence ATGTCAGCTAACGATTTCTACTCATCAGGTAATCAAGGTGAATACACCCCACAAGGAggtaacaacaacagcagccAAGACAACCGTTCCGGAGGAAATGGTGAACAACAAGACAGAGGGTTTCTCGGTGGTGTTACTGGAAGTGTTCTTGGAGGAATTGCTGGAGATAAAGCTGGAGGTCAAAACCATGGTAAATTAGGTACTGTATTGGGAGTCATTGGTGGTGCTATTGGTGGAAGTAAATTGCAAGATGAATATAAGGAACACAAGGATGAAAAGAAGCATGGTGGATCACATGAAAGTTATTCTGCTTCTCATGAAAATAGATATGATAATGCTTCTGGTGGCTCCAGCGGTGGATTCTTTGGTGGTAGCGGTGGTGGTCGTAACGAAGGTGGATACGGTGGCGGTCGTAATGACGGCGGATACGGTGGTGGATATGGCGGTGGTCGTAATGAAGGTGGTGGAAACTTTGGCTATGGTGGTGGTCGTGACGAAGGATACGGCGGTGGACGTAACGAAGGTGgatttggtggtggattTGGAGGTGGTCGTGAAGAGGGTCGTCATCATGGTGGTCATGGTGGTCCAGGTGGTCACGGAGGTCCAGGTGGATTCGGTGGAGGCCAAGGTGGATACGGTGGAGGCCAAGGCGGTTATGGAGACAGAATGGAAGAAGGTCGTGGAGGTAGAGGTGGTTGGTAA
- a CDS encoding Trm12 protein (S. cerevisiae homolog TRM12 has role in tRNA methylation, wybutosine biosynthetic process), producing the protein MIRLKVTHAQDIKRIKNLLEENQWLNKSFKIEKSDSVFHIYTILESLPEKLSHLQWDRYEMEKPVQSLTSIRDKYCNENNVPYFDVPKRWTVYPPMLLFSTNTEDSLPREFCSYLLHHYQAMFGNKSLTHIALNRPIIESDVIRRPTNLVPLYGDFGPEVTDVPTVKDFDDAFWCSVVQNGIHQTWAPKYTMFSRGNIKEKKRILDSYKGLKGTIVFDFYCGIGYFSLSYLRNGAKVLCWELNPWSIEGFRRSLEHAGYRYKIYGEGDSFSSDDVKKYDACLFLENNEEIPQRLEYVQRNSLNISHINLGLLPTSRHSWPIANNLIAEKSNSSTIIHVHENVHVDEFDKMKGEIESSYDNGVVTHIEKIKTFAPDVWHAVFDVVIDKNCGVAH; encoded by the coding sequence ATGATTAGGTTGAAGGTGACTCATGCACAGGATATAAAACGAATCAAGAATTTGCTCGAGGAGAATCAATGGTTGAATAAGTCCTTCAAAATCGAGAAAAGTGATAGTGTTTTTCACATCTACACTATATTGGAATCCCTTCCGGAAAAGTTATCTCATTTGCAATGGGATCGCTATGAAATGGAGAAACCAGTCCAATCGCTAACCTCTATCAGGGACAAGTATTGCAATGAGAACAATGTACCTTACTTTGATGTTCCAAAGAGATGGACCGTGTATCCTCCAATGTTACTTTTCAGTACCAACACAGAGGATTCCCTACCGAGAGAGTTTTGCAGTTACCTTCTCCACCACTATCAAGCAATGTTTGGAAACAAAAGCCTCACTCATATTGCATTGAATAGGCCAATTATAGAGTCGGATGTTATTAGACGGCCTACGAACTTAGTACCCTTGTATGGAGACTTTGGACCCGAAGTGACAGACGTACCAACAGTGAAGGATTTTGACGATGCATTTTGGTGTCTGGTGGTGCAGAATGGAATCCACCAAACCTGGGCGCCGAAATACACAATGTTTTCCAGAGGTAACATTAAGGAGAAGAAACGGATATTGGATAGTTATAAAGGGCTAAAAGGGACAAttgtgtttgatttttattGTGGTATTGGCTACTTTTCATTGAGTTATTTAAGAAATGGTGCAAAGGTACTATGTTGGGAGTTGAATCCGTGGTCTATAGAAGGCTTCAGACGAAGTTTGGAGCATGCTGGATACAGGTACAAAATCTACGGCGAGGGggattctttttcaagtgATGATGTTAAAAAATACGATGCATGTCTATTTCTAGAAaacaatgaagaaatacCTCAAAGACTTGAATATGTACAACGCAATAGTTTAAACATAAGTCATATCAACTTAGGCTTACTACCTACCTCAAGACACAGTTGGCCCATTGCAAATAATTTAATTGCTGAAAAGTCAAATTCAAGTACTATCATTCACGTGCACGAAAATGTGCacgttgatgaatttgataagaTGAAAGGTGAAATAGAGTCAAGCTATGACAACGGTGTAGTCACACATATTGAAAAGATAAAGACGTTTGCACCAGATGTGTGGCACGCCGTTTTCGATGTTGTCATTGATAAAAACTGTGGAGTAGCGCATTAG
- a CDS encoding Sam50 protein (S. cerevisiae homolog SAM50 has protein channel activity and has role in protein import into mitochondrial outer membrane, protein complex) has product MSILGQDEEFMDNMKYATPDQLSDKALTTAEKELNNLQQQKQQQLLDQNKQFMQNLFQENSTQPIKIRNVQLTNSGQFRDSFVESQFQPLLTGDIFPLHRYLSIIDNISKNLIKSGVVENVLCNTHQVASNTKSPMLAVRRGFSAGTGAIHVVPIFNTIPIKRFFAKTGTNIGNGEGDGYIQFQLRNIFGGGENLVFDAVTGTKTSSSYLVNYNQPIANNCNYIWENCISLNTRNLDWIQSKVHTKSLVNKIYTQFNNCKLNHEVILENSIRDLDNYGSKSFAILQQCGQNVKSSIAYNINYDTRNSKHLPFRGSFMQWGIEYNGLFRFNMYPFVKTATQLQYAWSVPSISSHVLTSTKMGLLYPLNGKSSILDRFFIGGPNDVRSFTLNRLGPRDQNSFIGGDLFLNGGISLFTDVPRYKESNFKFHNFINWGKLVSLNHETSVSDNFKQLSHSYCLSYGFGILYNHPMARFELNFVLPLLANGRDSIRKGIQYGIGVSFL; this is encoded by the coding sequence atgtctATCCTTGGtcaagatgaagagtttaTGGATAACATGAAATATGCCACTCCTGATCAACTATCGGACAAGGCATTAACCACAGCagaaaaggaattgaacaacttgCAACAGCagaaacaacagcaacttCTAGATCAAAATAAACAGTTTATGCAAAATCTATTTCAAGAGAACTCTACTCAACCAATCAAGATACGAAATGTGCAATTGACTAATAGTGGACAGTTTCGTGACTCGTTTGTGGAatcacaatttcaaccattACTCACCGGTGACATTTTTCCTTTACATCGATACTTGTCCATTATTGACAACATTCTGAAGAACTTAATCAAATCTGGTGTTGTGGAGAATGTACTATGTAACACTCATCAAGTTGCGTCGAATACAAAGTCCCCAATGTTAGCGGTACGTCGTGGGTTTTCAGCTGGGACTGGTGCTATTCATGTGGTGCCCATTTTCAACACTATACCAATAAAGCGATTTTTTGCTAAAACAGGAACCAATATAGGAAATGGAGAAGGTGATGgatatattcaatttcagttACGAAACATATTTGGCGGTGGAGAAAACCTTGTATTTGATGCTGTAACAGGTACTAAAACTTCAAGTTCATATTTAGTCAATTATAATCAACCAATAGCCAACAATTGTAATTATATTTGGGAGAATTGCATTAGTTTGAACACCAGGAATCTCGATTGGATTCAAAGTAAAGTTCACACAAAAAGTTTGGTAAACAAAATCTACACTCAATTTAATAATTGTAAATTGAATCATGAGgtgattttggaaaattcaATACGTGATTTAGATAATTATGGATccaaaagttttgcaatATTACAACAATGTGGTCAAAATgtaaaatcttcaattgcatATAATATCAACTATGATACTAGAAATAGTAAGCATTTGCCGTTCCGAGGATCATTTATGCAATGGGGGATCGAGTATAATGGATTATTCAGGTTTAACATGTATCCATTTGTGAAGACAGCAACACAGCTACAATATGCATGGAGTGTTCCATCAATCAGCTCACATGTTTTAACCAGCACTAAAATGGGACTTCTATATCCATTGAACGGTAAATCGTCCATACTAGATAGGTTTTTCATTGGGGGTCCTAATGATGTTCGATCATTCACGTTAAATAGATTAGGTCCAAGAGATCAAAATTCATTTATTGGAGGTGACTTATTTCTCAATGGTGGTATTTCTTTATTTACTGATGTTCCTAGATATAAAGaatccaatttcaagtttcataatttcatcaattgggGTAAATTGGTATCATTAAATCATGAAACATCTGTTTCAGATAATTTCAAGCAATTGTCTCATTCGTATTGTTTGAGTTACGGATTTGGTATACTATACAATCATCCAATGGCTAGATTTGAGTTGAATTTCGTTTTACCCCTTTTAGCTAATGGACGTGATTCAATAAGAAAGGGAATACAATATGGGATTGGTGTTTCTTTCTTGTAA
- a CDS encoding Pub1 protein (S. cerevisiae homolog PUB1 has mRNA binding, poly(U) RNA binding and has role in regulation of mRNA stability, stress granule assembly, nuclear-transcribed mRNA catabolic process, nonsense-mediated decay): MSENEQIEAAQTSPDQRTETNEQENKMTQEDVKEDVKEESTTPVTPASATEGGRETSNKILYVGNLPKSASEEQISKLFSVSKPIKSIKLLNDKNKLGFNYAFIEFDENQDADMALSTLNGKLLNNCEIKVNWAYQSATIASNSTPEDPTYNVFVGDLSSEVNDEALKKAFNKFDSFKEAHVMWDMQTSRSRGYGFVTFGKQEDAELALQTMNGEWLGGRAIRCNWAAHKQSNNRDYANSHGLRNHNRYNHRQFRPYNGKNFNTYHSNQYSSNGSQHIAPGLIIPELNLSNGSLPLGSQQIVNSPPNGLNGNAQQTGNITVMSPQSYDIVLRQTPSWQTTVYLGNIAHVTQQQEMIPLLQNFGFIVDFKFHPEKGCAFVKYDSHERAALAIIQLAGFNLNGRPLKCGWGKERPPQYQNRATSYQGR, from the coding sequence ATGTCAGAAAACGAGCAAATAGAGGCGGCACAAACTAGCCCAGATCAACGAACTGAAACCAATGAACAGGAAAACAAGATGACTCAAGAGGATGTAAAAGAGGATGTAAAAGAGGAATCAACTACGCCAGTTACCCCTGCTTCTGCCACTGAAGGTGGACGTGAAACATCCAACAAGATTTTATATGTGGGAAACTTGCCCAAATCGGCGTCGGAAGAGCAAATTAGTAAACTATTTTCCGTTTCCAAACCAATTAAATCgatcaagttgttgaatgacAAGAACAAGCTTGGCTTTAATTATgcatttattgaatttgatgaaaatcaGGATGCCGATATGGCATTGAGTACTTTAAATGGAAAAttactcaacaattgtgAAATCAAGGTCAATTGGGCGTATCAGTCTGCTACAATAGCAAGTAATAGTACTCCAGAGGACCCTACGTATAATGTTTTTGTTGGAGATTTGAGCTCTGAGGTCAATGACGAAGCATTAAAGAAAGCGTTTAACAAATTCGATTCCTTCAAAGAGGCGCATGTTATGTGGGATATGCAAACTTCACGGTCTCGAGGCTATGGGTTTGTAACATTTGGCAAGCAAGAAGACGCTGAATTGGCCCTTCAAACGATGAATGGCGAATGGTTAGGTGGTAGAGCCATTAGATGTAATTGGGCAGCACAcaaacaatcaaacaatCGAGACTACGCTAACTCTCATGGATTGAGGAATCACAACCGTTATAACCATCGACAATTTAGACCGTACAAtggaaaaaatttcaacacttATCATAGTAATCAATACTCAAGCAATGGCCTGCAACATATAGCCCCAGGGTTAATAATACCagagttgaatttgtcGAATGGAAGCTTGCCATTAGGATCACaacaaattgtcaattcCCCACCAAATGGCCTCAACGGAAATGCTCAACAAACGGGAAACATAACAGTAATGTCACCACAGTCATACGACATTGTATTAAGGCAGACACCCTCATGGCAAACTACAGTTTACTTAGGAAATATTGCTCATGTtacacaacaacaagaaatgattcccttgttgcaaaatttcgGATTCATAGTAGATTTTAAATTTCACCCAGAAAAAGGATGTGCATTTGTGAAATATGATTCACATGAGAGAGCTGCTTTAGCAATTATTCAACTAGCTGGGTTCAACTTGAATGGTAGACCTTTGAAATGTGGATGGGGTAAGGAGAGACCACCTCAGTATCAAAATAGAGCCACGAGTTATCAAGGTCGGTAA